A window of the Henckelia pumila isolate YLH828 chromosome 3, ASM3356847v2, whole genome shotgun sequence genome harbors these coding sequences:
- the LOC140887769 gene encoding uncharacterized protein has protein sequence MEPWLRLDNKVVMVTGASSGLGRDFCLDLAKAGCRILAAARRIDRLQSLCDDINKMAGSSCSNAHGPAAVAIELDVGASGSVIEASVKKAWDAFGRIDALINNAGVRGSVHSPLNLSEDEWENTIKTNLTGTWLVSKHVCTLMRDAKKGGSVINISSIAGLNRGQLPGCLAYASSKTAVNALTNVMAMELGEYKIRVNSIAPGLFRSEITESLMEKEWLKSFAKKTIPLRTHGTTDPALTSLIRYLIHDSSEYVTGNAFIVEAGATLPGVPIFSSL, from the exons ATGGAGCCGTGGCTCCGGCTCGATAACAAAGTAGTGATGGTGACCGGAGCGTCATCCGGGCTCGGCCGGGACTTCTGCTTAGACTTGGCCAAAGCTGGCTGCAGAATCTTGGCCGCCGCTAGGCGAATTGATCGGCTGCAGTCACTCTGCGACGACATTAACAAGATGGCCGGATCGTCCTGTTCCAATGCACATGGGCCAGCTGCAGTGGCTATTGAACTTGACGTCGGGGCTAGTGGGTCCGTTATCGAGGCTTCGGTGAAGAAGGCTTGGGATGCGTTTGGAAGAATCGACGCTTTGATCAACAACGCTGGTGTTAGAG GCAGTGTGCACAGTCCATTAAATTTGTCAGAAGATGAATGGGAGAATACCATCAAAACAAATCTGACAGGAACCTGGCTGGTTTCAAAGCATGTTTGTACATTGATGCGTGATGCTAAAAAAGGTGGATCAGTCATCAATATCAGTTCGATTGCTGGTCTTAATCGTGGCCAGCTACCTGGATGCCTTGCTTATGCCTCTTCAAAAACTGCCGTTAACGCCTTGACGAat GTGATGGCTATGGAGTTAGGGGAGTACAAAATCAGAGTAAACTCCATAGCTCCCGGGCTTTTCAGATCCGAGATAACCGAAAGTCTGATGGAGAAAGAATGGCTCAAATCTTTCGCGAAAAAAACTATCCCATTAAGAACTCATGGCACGACGGATCCAGCATTGACATCTCTCATACGATACTTGATCCACGATTCATCCGAGTACGTGACTGGCAATGCTTTCATCGTTGAAGCAGGAGCTACCTTGCCTGGTGTACCTATATTTTCTTCTCTTTAA
- the LOC140891608 gene encoding uncharacterized protein: MEMEPWLRLDNKVVMVTGSSSGIGRDFCLDLAKAGCRILAAARRMDRLQSLCDEINKVAGSNEYGPAAAVAIELDVGAGGSVIEASVQKAWDTFGRIDALINNAGVRGNVHSSLNLSEDEWNKTIKTNLTGTWLVSKYVCTLMRDAKKGGSVINISSIAGLNRGQLPGSLAYSSSKTAVHALTNVMALELGAYKIRVNAIAPGIFKSEITEALMQKKWLETFAKKVIPLRTHGTTDPALTSLVRYLIHDSSEYVTGNAFIVEAGATLPGVPIFSSL; this comes from the exons ATGGAGATGGAGCCGTGGCTCCGGCTCGATAACAAAGTAGTGATGGTGACCGGATCGTCATCCGGGATTGGCCGGGACTTCTGCTTAGACTTAGCGAAAGCTGGCTGCAGAATCTTGGCCGCTGCTCGGAGAATGGATCGGCTTCAGTCACTCTGCGACGAGATTAACAAGGTGGCCGGTTCGAATGAATATGGACCGGCGGCTGCAGTGGCTATTGAACTTGACGTTGGCGCCGGTGGCTCCGTCATCGAGGCTTCGGTGCAGAAGGCTTGGGATACGTTTGGAAGGATCGACGCTTTGATCAACAATGCTGGTGTTAGAG GCAATGTACacagttcattaaatttatcaGAAGATGAATGGAACAAAACCATCAAAACTAATCTAACGGGAACCTGGCTAGTTTCAAAGTATGTTTGCACATTGATGCGTGATGCTAAAAAGGGTGGATCAGTCATCAATATCAGTTCCATTGCTGGTCTTAACCGCGGCCAGCTACCTGGAAGCCTTGCTTATTCCTCTTCAAAAACCGCTGTTCACGCCTTGACAaat GTGATGGCGTTGGAGTTAGGGGCGTACAAAATCAGAGTAAACGCCATAGCTCCCGGAATTTTCAAATCTGAGATAACCGAGGCTCTGATGCAGAAAAAATGGCTCGAAACTTTTGCGAAAAAAGTCATCCCCTTAAGAACTCATGGCACGACGGATCCGGCATTGACATCTCTCGTACGATACTTGATCCACGATTCGTCGGAGTATGTGACGGGCAATGCTTTTATTGTGGAAGCAGGAGCTACCTTGCCCGGTGTGCCTATCTTTTCTTCTCTTTAG
- the LOC140893285 gene encoding transcription factor bHLH106-like, translated as MQQRNSPEISSLHRFLSENGLSHRFPATQSLCCSSDVPKLVDRPPDQARGLAAAENHREAEMKRRKRINSHLDRLRDILPCSSKTDKASLLAHVVQRVKELSQQTSQIMHFDQTIPSESDEVAVTCDDDGKSVVRASLCCEDRVDLIPELIGVIKSLNLIPLRAEMVSLGGRIKNVMVLKGEKNRMDESGNLFLRDELKRLVLSSVNRDEYGGNLKRRKRFDSFS; from the exons ATGCAGCAGAGAAACTCGCCGGAGATCTCATCCCTTCATCGGTTCTTGTCTGAAAATGGCCTGAGTCACCGTTTTCCGGCGACTCAGAGCCTTTGTTGCTCATCGGACGTGCCGAAACTTGTGGACAGACCACCTGATCAGGCCCGAGGTCTCGCTGCTGCTGAGAATCACAGAGAAGCTGAGATGAAACGTAGGAAGAGGATTAATTCTCATCTTGATAGGCTCAGAGATATTCTTCCTTGTAGTTCTAAA ACGGACAAAGCTTCGTTGCTAGCTCATGTGGTTCAACGTGTGAAAGAACTTAGCCAACAAACGTCCCAAATCATGCACTTTGATCAAACAATCCCTTCTGAATCGGACGAAGTTGCGGTCACGTGCGACGACGATGGAAAATCGGTGGTTAGAGCATCCCTTTGCTGCGAAGATCGTGTTGATCTAATACCCGAATTGATCGGCGTGATTAAGTCCTTGAATCTGATCCCTTTGAGGGCTGAAATGGTGAGTTTAGGAGGGAGAATAAAAAATGTGATGGTTTTGAAAGGGGAGAAGAATAGGATGGATGAATCTGGTAATTTGTTTCTTAGAGATGAGCTGAAAAGATTGGTTTTGAGTTCGGTTAATCGCGACGAATATGGAGGGAATTTGAAGAGGAGGAAAAGGTTTGATTCGTTTTCATGA
- the LOC140888501 gene encoding LOW QUALITY PROTEIN: large ribosomal subunit protein uL5m (The sequence of the model RefSeq protein was modified relative to this genomic sequence to represent the inferred CDS: substituted 1 base at 1 genomic stop codon), translating to MSEKRNIRDHKRRLLATQRSSTKKSFXSNLFLRSNKDKKGYVSDLARQSTLRGRGLYHFLVRISTVMSLLDSPVEIRENSIQFSMETEFCEFSPELEDHFEIFEHIRGFNVTIVTSSNTQDETQQDTKLLL from the exons ATGTCGGAGAAGCGAAATATACGAGATCACAAACGTAGATTGCTCGCG ACACAAAGGTCTTCGACAAAAAAGTCGTTTTGATCCAATTTATTTTTGAGGTCAAATAAAGACAAAAAAGGATATGTCAGTGACCTAGCACGACAAAGCACTCTCCGAGGGCGTGGTTTGTATCATTTTTTGGTCAGAATCTCCACAGTAATGTCTCTATTAGATTCTCCGGTCGAAATACGGGAAAACTCTATTCAATTCTCGATGGAAACGGAGTTTTGCGAATTCTCCCCAGAACTGGAAGATCATTTCGAGATCTTCGAACATATTCGAGGGTTCAATGTGACTATTGTAACTTCGTCCAACACACAAGATGAGACTCAACAAGACACAAAGTTATTACTCTGA